A region from the Rufibacter sp. DG15C genome encodes:
- a CDS encoding diacylglycerol kinase family protein, producing MKKILFVVNPISGDIDKQDLEETLKGFCLNQKISAEFYKTTGEQDEEKLKEKINSFKPEAVVAVGGDGTVSLVAKQIINTKIALAIIPQGSGNGLSKDLDIPQTFEEALQVLVDNRVKAIDTLDVNGEVSIHICDMGFNALVVKRFCEGETRGPGAYAWIAMQEFMGYTTHRYIIKSKGQVLFEGEAFMVTVTNAKAFGSNAAINPNGIINDGCFEVCVMEPFPKTSSLGILYRLYTDSIDESVYTQRFSCQEVIIENLDDAQIQIDGEPIEPVKQLTIKVQPRTLNVLLPNPIEQESA from the coding sequence ATGAAGAAGATATTATTTGTAGTAAACCCCATTTCTGGAGACATAGATAAACAGGATCTGGAAGAAACCTTGAAGGGCTTCTGCCTTAACCAGAAGATTTCAGCTGAGTTTTATAAAACCACGGGTGAACAGGATGAGGAAAAGCTTAAGGAAAAGATAAATTCCTTTAAGCCAGAAGCCGTGGTAGCCGTGGGTGGAGACGGCACGGTTAGTTTAGTGGCCAAACAGATCATCAATACTAAAATTGCCTTAGCCATTATTCCGCAGGGTTCAGGCAACGGGTTGTCTAAAGATTTAGATATTCCGCAGACATTTGAGGAGGCCTTGCAGGTCTTGGTAGATAACCGGGTCAAAGCCATTGACACCTTAGACGTGAATGGCGAAGTATCCATCCATATCTGTGACATGGGCTTTAATGCCCTGGTGGTAAAACGATTCTGTGAAGGAGAAACCCGTGGTCCCGGTGCCTATGCCTGGATTGCCATGCAAGAATTCATGGGATATACTACCCATAGGTACATCATCAAATCAAAAGGGCAGGTGCTGTTTGAGGGAGAGGCGTTTATGGTAACGGTTACCAATGCAAAAGCCTTCGGGAGCAATGCTGCCATTAACCCTAATGGGATTATAAATGATGGCTGTTTTGAAGTTTGCGTCATGGAGCCTTTTCCAAAAACCTCCAGCTTGGGTATTCTTTACCGCCTGTACACAGACAGCATTGATGAATCTGTGTATACCCAACGGTTTAGCTGCCAGGAAGTCATCATAGAAAACTTGGACGATGCCCAAATTCAGATAGACGGAGAACCCATAGAACCAGTCAAGCAGCTTACCATTAAGGTGCAGCCACGCACGTTAAATGTATTATTGCCCAACCCTATTGAGCAGGAGAGTGCGTAG
- a CDS encoding metallophosphoesterase: MPYYLVLILFLAATAIWLLRSYWRERKYRKKPFYTLTDIGWRTQQAPPAQERIHSIALVGDIGNAGSVNDDPVLKTLDVWLKEVSNIPSTAVFLGDNVYPVGLPPEGHRHHAPAVLKLTHQLELLKAYPTQAIYLGGNHDWNKGRKDGHSYLLRQQKFVLDFLQDEEAYLPKDGCLGPVTREINEQLLLVIINSQWWVQRGFRPLGKKFGCSLELPSDFFKQLEEILGANRHRMVVICGHHPLYSNALHAGNFTVKQHLFPLTFVHKRAMIPLPISGTLYQLYRKYVGAAEDMSYPPFRRFRKKLLKVLHKYPGFFYVAGHDHNLQYFKVKGSHFAVSGAGSKTNFVAKGGRASFTHENKGFMVLDQYQNGDVWLRVLEPALTGDEPILAYHKRIYQATHSPAQ, encoded by the coding sequence ATGCCCTACTACCTTGTGCTTATTCTATTTCTTGCTGCTACTGCCATCTGGTTACTCCGGTCCTACTGGCGGGAGCGCAAATACAGAAAAAAGCCCTTCTACACCTTGACAGACATAGGCTGGCGCACGCAACAGGCCCCACCTGCTCAAGAGAGAATCCATTCCATTGCCTTGGTTGGAGACATTGGCAACGCTGGGTCTGTGAATGATGATCCGGTCCTTAAAACCCTTGACGTCTGGCTGAAGGAGGTAAGCAACATTCCTAGCACTGCCGTTTTTTTAGGGGATAATGTCTACCCAGTGGGCCTTCCTCCTGAAGGTCATCGCCACCATGCCCCGGCAGTATTAAAGCTCACCCATCAATTAGAGCTCTTAAAGGCCTATCCCACCCAGGCCATTTATCTAGGGGGCAACCATGACTGGAACAAAGGCAGAAAAGATGGTCACTCCTACCTCCTGCGCCAGCAGAAATTTGTCCTAGATTTTTTACAAGATGAAGAAGCCTATCTGCCTAAGGATGGCTGTCTGGGACCCGTCACCAGGGAAATCAACGAACAGCTTTTACTGGTCATTATTAACTCGCAGTGGTGGGTGCAAAGAGGGTTTAGGCCGTTGGGCAAGAAGTTTGGCTGCTCCTTAGAACTGCCTAGTGATTTCTTTAAACAGCTAGAGGAAATTTTGGGTGCTAACCGCCATCGCATGGTGGTCATTTGTGGTCATCATCCCTTGTACAGCAATGCCTTGCACGCGGGTAATTTTACCGTGAAACAGCATCTGTTCCCATTGACTTTTGTGCACAAGCGGGCCATGATACCACTGCCCATTTCTGGGACCTTATACCAGCTCTACCGCAAATATGTGGGCGCTGCCGAGGATATGTCCTACCCGCCGTTCAGGAGGTTTAGAAAAAAGCTTTTAAAGGTGCTGCATAAATACCCAGGCTTTTTTTACGTGGCAGGCCATGACCACAACCTACAGTACTTTAAAGTGAAAGGCAGCCATTTTGCCGTGAGTGGAGCCGGTAGCAAGACCAACTTTGTGGCTAAAGGCGGACGCGCATCATTTACCCATGAGAACAAGGGCTTTATGGTGCTGGACCAATACCAGAACGGTGATGTGTGGCTTAGGGTATTAGAGCCCGCCCTAACGGGAGATGAACCGATTTTAGCCTACCACAAGCGCATTTATCAGGCTACGCACTCTCCTGCTCAATAG